Below is a genomic region from Nitrospira sp..
CTTTCTCCCACTCTTCGGCGGAGTATACTCCAGCCAAAAGTGTTGTCAACAGAAATTCAGAGACTTATACACCTGCGTCCCGTAAGTAGTTTTTCACTCTTACACGCGCCCGACGAGCGTTATATTCGTATACCTTATTATGGAGCCCACAAGAGATCCATTTGAAGCCTGCCCGTCGAAGCGGCCATGTGCGAGGGAAACAGGACGTGATCAGAGAGGAGGACCCTCCTGCGGCATTTTGACTCGGTATTGGCGGACAGGTCACCGTGATGCCTGGGATCATCGAACCGAGCACTGCGATGAATCCGCCAACTCCTTGACAGATTCGAGATCGAACGAGACACTGCGACCATGATGATCATCCCTGTTCTCGACCAGGCAACCGTCTCGACAGGCGGACACGCCAGACTCGCAGCCGTCCTGTTGATTTTGGCCCCCCTCCTGCCGTGTGGCCAGGACGCATTCGCAGCGCCACCCATGGAATTTTGCGCAGGGCGGCCGGCCGATCAACAGTTGCGAGCGTCACAAGGGAAAGGGGCGACCGAGGGACCTTGCGTACCGCTGGTAGAGAAAACCGAGGGAACCGGACAGACTGAGACGACCGGTCGCACCCTGGGTCGACAGCTGAAAGTCGACAACATTGAAGCGGAGGTCGCTTCGTTTCTTCAGCGCTACAACAAATTTCTCGCCTGCTGCAAGACCGATCTCGCTGAACTGGAAGCGGTGGAGGCGATGGGAGACGAGGTCAACGAGTTGCTCGCCCTTGCACAGTCAGGGCTTTTCAGCGAACAGATTAAGGTACGCGGATGGACGATCGGCGAACTGATTCCTCCGGTTGCGCAGGCGCGCGCTGACCTGAAAAAACTTCATGCGCAGCTCGACGAGATTGCGAGAACGCGGGAGCGGCTGGCCAATGGAAATTCCGACACAGCGGCGAGCAACTCCCGCAAGATTCACGAGATCGAGGATGCCATTCAGCGCGATTTTCAACCTCGCCCGGCTCAGGCCGCCCCCAAGACCGGTACGGGAATCGGAGCGAGCCCGTCGGTGGGAACAGGAATCGGCATGACGCCGAAAACCGGAAGCGACATCGGCAGAGGAGGCACGACCGGAGCGGACTTCGGAGTCACCCCCAAAACCGGCCTCGACATCGGGGCGACCGGACCGGTGGGATTCGAAATCGGAACGACGGGACGCGCCGGGGCCGCCGTAGGCGAATCCACTTTGAATACGGATCAGTCCGCGGTCGGCTCCAGCCTTCGCCCGTCTTCCGTGGGATCAAGTCTTTCGGACTCCACGGTCGGATCTACCCTGGGAGGGTCCACGATCGGCTCAGGAATCAGCGACAGCACGATCGGCTCCACCTTAGGTGGCTCGTCCGTCGGGTCAAGCCTTCAGAATCGCGGAACATCTCCCCAGTGAGGCACTTCTCTCCAACCTCCTTCGCTCATTGCCGACCTCTGTCCGGCATGATCGCCGGCATGCCTCCCCAGGTCTCCCCGCCGTCTCCGCTCCGATAGAGGCCGCTGCCGTTGGTTCCAGCATAGAATACTCTCGGATCGGTCGAACTCTGGACAATGCATCGGACGTTGGTGGTGGCAAGCCCTTGGTTCATTGTTCGCCAGGTCAACCCGCCGTCCTCGCTTCGATGGACTCCGTCGCGTCCAGCAAGGTAGATGACCCCCTGCTTCGACCGGTCCAGAATCATGGCGATAATCATTTGATCGGCGAGCGATTCTCCGATTCGTGCCCAAGACTTCGCTCCGTCGGTCGTTCTGTAAAGCCCTGCCAACGTCGCGGCATAAATCGTGTCCGATGCGAACGGATCGACCACAACCGCGGTCACATTGAGCGCGCGCGAAGTCTTGACCATACCGGGCGCCACCAGCCCGTTGTTGACCTTGTCCCAACGGGCCGCCTTGTTCGCGGTTTTATAGACCCCGCCGCTCGTACCGGCGTACAGGATCTCCGGCCTCGAGGCATCCATACCGAGCGTCACCACCATCAGGACTTCCTTCATCCCCTCCATTTTCTTGATCCAGCTGTCCCCGCCGTTGTTCGTCTCAAACACGCCCATCGTCGTGGCGAGATAGATGTGATTGCTGTCCGCCGGATCGAACACGAACTGATTCACGACCGAGGAAATCGTGGCGTCGTCCAACCCGGAACGCATCGAAGTCCAGCGCTGTCCGCCGTCATGACTCTTGAACACGGCGTCCCCTTTCGTCCCTGCGTAGACGGTCGCCGGGTACGTCGGATCCACGGCCATTGAAATGACGCGTGAATGACTCATGCCTTGCGACAGGTTAACCCAAGTCCGTCCTCCATCGCGCGTCTTGTAAATATAGTCGTTCGTCGCCACGTACATAATGTCCGGATTCGTCGGATGGAGTTGGATAAGGACGATCGGATCACTGCGATCGCACCCTTCACATACGACGAGGAAGAGCAGCAGGAGGCAGGTACGTATGGTGGAGAGGCGCGGCACCTCCTGGTCACCGATAGTTCGTAAACCGGAGATCGATCCCGAAGTCTTTTCCCCTGAGGAACGCGATGGCCCCCTGCAACTCATCCTTGCTCTTGCCGAGGATCCGCACTTGCTCCCCTTGAATCTGAGCCTGCACTTTGAGCTTCGACTCCTTGATCGACTTGGCAATCTCTTTCGCTTTGTCCGTGGCCAGGCCACTTTGGATCTTCGACACCTGCCGAACCGTCCCGCTGAGGGCCGGCTCGACGCTCCCATGCGTAAACGCTCGTAAGGAGACTCCGCGCTTCACGCACTTCACCTTGATGATTTCCTGGACCGCGGTCAGCTTGTACTCGTCGTCCGAGACGACCACCAGCTCCATCTCCTTTTCCTTCAGCAGAATCTCGGTCTTGGAATCCTTGAAATCAAACCGTTGCTTGATCTCTTTCGTCGCCTGGTCAAGGGCGTTCTTGAGTTCCTGCATATCGACCTCCGAGACGACGTCAAACGAGAACTGATCAGCCACGTGCGCCTCCTCTCACTTCAATGTCAGCAGCAGCCGCCGAACGGGAGGTTAAAGCCGCGCCGGACGTCCTCATCCTGAATAGCCGGCTGCACCCTCCTCGCAGTGCCTCCACCTGCCATGACGATGACCTCGCTGCTCGTAAACGGCTTCTTCCGAATCACGTATCCGTACCACTGCCTGAAGCTATCCCCCAGGACGATGAGGCCCAAGCTTGCGACCGCCACGACAAGCACCGCGTCCAGATACAGAGAGAATGCCTCACCTCCTGCGACCTTTCCCGCTTTGCCCAAAAACATTCCAAACAGTTCGTACGAGCCGCTGAGGGTGACGACGCCCACAAAGCACATCGGCACAGCCGTCACCCAGAGATATGGTGACTTCCACATTTTAATGAGAACTGTGGTACCGATGCAGAGCGCCAGCGTGCCCAGGAGTTGATTGGCCGCGCCGAACATCGGCCAGATTGTAGAAATATTCCCGGTCCCAATCAGGTAGGCCCAAGCACCCACCACGATAACACTCGTTGCAAAAGCCCCGGGCCACCAGTTCATTTGTCGGAACGGAGCGTATACCCGACCCATCATCTCCTGCACAAGATAGCGTGCGACCCGCGTTCCTGTATCGATGGTCGTCAGGATGAACAGCGCCTCAAAGACTAGCGCGAACTGATACCAGTATGCCATCAGACCGCCCATGCCAGGCAGGGCGGCGAAGATCGACGCCATACCCACGGCCAACGACACTGCCCCACCCGGGCGCCCTTCGATCTCTGTTCCCACCAAGCGAGCGAGTTCAGCAATGTGTACTGGCGCAAACCCCATCGCCGTCAGCGCATCGGCAGAAAGTGTCGTGTTGATCGCCAGATAGTCTCCAGGAATCAGGACCGACGCTGCGATGAGCGCCATCACGCCGACGAAGCTCTCTAGAAGCATGGCTCCGTACCCCACCATCGCATGCGATTCATGCTCGATCATCTTCGGAGTGGTTCCGGACGATACCAGGGAATGGAACCCTGAGACCGCACCACATGCAATCGTGATAAATAAGAAGGGGAACAGCGAGCCGGGAATGATCGGCCCGCCTCCGAGCGCAAATCTCGTCACCCGCGGCATTTCGATGATAGGCGCCATGAGGATAACGCCGAAGCCCAGAAGAAACACGACCCCGAGCTTCATGAACGTGGAGAGATACCCGCGCGGTACAAGCAACATCCAGCCCGGCAGCACCGAGGCCAAGAGCCCGTAGCCGGCAAGGAACCAAATGAGCGTGACCTTGTCGAGTTCAAACATCCATGCATACACCGACTGGGCAACCATGCGGCCGCCCAGCACGGCCAGAATCAGGAGCCCGACCCCCAGGACGGTCACCTCCGCAACGGCCCCCGGGCGAAGCCTATGGAGGTAGAATCCCATCACGAATCCGATGGGAATCGTCATAGCGATCGTAAATGTCCCCCAGGCATTGTGATAGAGGGCATTCACCACGGCGAAGCCGAGCCCCGCCAGCGCCACCACCACGATGAAGAGCACCGCCACGGCCGTGGCCGTTCCCGTAATCGGTCCCAACTCGTCATGCGCGATCTGCGGCAAAGACCGGCCGTTTCGTCGCATCGAGGCAACAAGAACGATGAAGTCCTGCACCGCTCCCGCAAGCACCGCCCCGACGACGAGCCAGAGAAATCCCGGAAGAAATCCGAACTGTGCCGCCAGCACCGGCCCCAAAAGAGGCCCGGCTCCTGCGATGGCCGCGAAATGATGACCGAACAGGACGTACTTGTTGGTCGGGTGAAAATTCACACCGTCGTTCAAACGGACGGCAGGGGTGACCCGCCGATCATTCAACTCTGCGACCTGACAGGCAAGCCAGCGCCCGTAATACCGGAAAGCCAGTACGTATAGGCATGCGGCCGCCACGACAAGCCAGAGACCGTTCACTTTTTCTGTGGGATTGATCAGACCGCCCACGTAACCGAAAGCCACTGCTCCCAGTCCAGCGAGCAATATCCAGATCGCACGCATCATGACCGACATTCGCGGCATCCTACCATAAAGATTCGGAGGGAAAAGAGAGAAGATTGCCACTGAGTCTCGCACGCTCAGTATCAGGCTCAACTTCTGCCGTCTTGTCGGAAGGTTGCCGAAGGGGTGTGCGATTGCGCAGATCGTTCCGTTTTCACGCGAATCCACTAGGCTGGGTGTGGAAGAAGTACGCTGAAGAGTTATACTTATTCCACTTTGCAATCGACTTTGGAGCGTTCGCCGCCAAGCCTAGGGTAATCCCGCGGACATGCGGCGACCGATTTGACACGATGCGATGGCTGATTCGCTCTGTCGTAGCAGTGTTGCTGCTCATCTTGCTGGGCGCTGCGTATCAAGCCGTTGACATGGCACTGGACAGTCAACGATATCCGCCCCCGGGAAGACTCATTGACGTCGGTGGGCACGAGCTTCACCTCTATTGTACGGGCGAAGGCAGTCCCACTGTCGTCCTCGAATCGGCGAGTATCGGCTGGTCGGTCTATTGGACGAAGATCCAATCCGATCTGACCCGGCTCACACGTATTTGCTCGTATGACCGAGCCGGACTGGGTTGGAGTGAGCGTGGACCATCGCCGCGAACGGGGCGGCGGATTGCGGATGAGCTTCACACCCTGCTCGCTCGCGCCAGAGTATCAGGACCCTATATTTTCGTCGGCCATTCGCTCGGAGGGTTCGTGGCCAGGCTGTACCACGAATCCTACCGGGAGGACGTCGTCGCGATGGTATTGGTCGATGCTGACCACGAACGGCAGTTTGACGAAGCGGAGTTCCGGAAATTCATCGCTTCAGCCAAGACGGCTTTCCCGATCCTCGGAGCGGCCACCACGCTCGGGATCACACGGCTCCTGCTGACGTTGGATGTCCTGCCGCCGCTGTTTGCCAGACAGGAGGAGCGCGCCCCTCCGGAGATCCGCCCCATGTTGCGGGCCGGCTGGGCAAGAACCCGCTACTTCGCCACCATGGCGGATGAGCAAGCCTCGCTGGAAGAAACCTCGTCCCAGGTCAAGCGCTCGGGTCGGCTCGGCGACCTTCCACTCATCGTCGTGACTGCGACGGGACCGACGTGGTGGCCCGACATGCCGCAAGGATTGGATAGCTCACGATTTCGTCATATGCGGCTCAATCTCCAGGCCGATCTATTGAAGCTTTCCACCAACAGTCGCCAGATCTTTGCAGACCGAAGCAGTCACTTTGTCAACTTCGACCAACCCGAGATTATCGTCGAGCAAGTCAGACAACTGGTCGAGTTCCGCAGACTCGTACAACGAACGGGTGGCAGGTAGCAGACTGAGCTCGCTTGAGCCGGCATCGGTGGATCTCGCCCCTGAAAATCGTCGCCCTCTACGCCTGCGGTGGGCCTCTATGTGGAATCGGCCGGCGTGAGCCGCCAGCCGTCCTTGAGCGGTCCGCTCCCCCCTTACGGGGAATATTCGATGGTGGCGGGAACCGATTAGACTCCTGCCGATCATGGACATCGTCCGACCCTACCATCGTGGGCTCTACCGTCTGTCGGTCAGCTACCCAGCAATGTATTGCCTGCTCTCGACGATCGGAGAAGGCGTCATCGTCAATCTGTCGGCTCTAGGTTGTACGATGCAGACCGACAGGCCCATGCCTCCAGGACGCAGCGTCTCGCTCAGGTTGCTTCTGCCGGATCGCCATGAATCTCTTCCCATCGATCTCGGGCAAGTGCGATGGGTTGACGGCAACCGGGCGGGAATCGAATTCACGAAGGTCGACCGGAGCGCGAATCTTCGCCTGCACAGTTTCGTGTGGGATCTGATGGTCGAGCGGATCCATTGCATTCAGCGTGAGCGCGTCACCTCCTAGGCGTCATTCGTCGACCCTCCTGGCTTGCCGATCAGCGCTAGGCACAGCAACCCGACGGAGATCCACACCAGTTCACGAAAGCGCCGCAAGAGCGCGAAGGCGACTCCGACAACCTCGCTATAGCCGAATGCCCGCAGCAGCAACAGATTGCCTGCATCCTGGGCACCCAGACTTCCGGGAATGAAGAATGTTCCTCCCTTGATCAAGACCGACAATGCGCCGATCGAAACCGCCGACAGCATGTCGGCCGGACCGCCGAGGCAATAGATAATGACGTAGACTTCGATCGCTTCCGCAAGCCATCCCAGTAAGTACAGCCCCGTGGAGATGTAGAACATGAGCCGGCGTTCCGTATAGAAGTTCAAGATTGTCCGGTCGAGCGATCGGAGTTGCTCTGCCCGACGCTCCAGAACCTCTAACCGCCACCCGAGCTTCCGGATCAGTTCCAGCGTCCAGGTGAAGAGACCCCGCCGCTGCACCAGCACGAACGCCGCCGTCCCGAAAAGCAATAATCCCACACTCAGAATGGCGCCCGTGACGATCTGACCGGACGACCCGGTCGGGCCCAGAACCCACAGGCCGATGGCGATCCCCACGATAATGAACAACACCTGGGCGATCGTCATGGTGGTCTTAGCGATGACCACGGATGCCAACCCCTCGACCACGGGCACTCCGTCCCGCTGGAGGAGGTAGGCCTTCAATGGCTCTCCCCCGACGTAGGCAGTCGGAGTAGTCATGTTGACTACTTCCCCCGCCATCCGGATCATCAAAAGACGCCAGAATGGGACCCGTTCCGATCCCTCGAGCGCGACCTTCCAGCCGTAGCCCTCGACCAGATACATGAGGAGTGAAGGCGCGAGAATCGACAGGAGCGCCGCCGGACCGAGCCTGTGAACTGCGCGGTAAATCTCCGTTGGGCCGATGTACCAGACGAGAAACGCAAGCGTGAAGAGACCGATAACGAGAAGCAGCCGCTTAACCACGGCCGGTCGAGGGAAACCGAACCACCCAGAGCATAATCGCCGCGAAGGTCAAGGATCCGATCGCCGCGAGCCACAGAAACCAGTCCAGCTTGCCGAGGAGGGCGAACAACAGGACGATGACAGAAAAATCCCGGCTCGCCACATTCTGCAGAATGAATTCGGAGCGCGCTGCATGCGCGAGACTCTTCCACCCGTTCGTTGCTCTGATCCTCTGGGCCTTGCCCACCAGTACGAATGACAGGGCATTTCCCAGAATTGCGGCAGCCCCCAAGGCTAACGGCGCCCAAGCGTACGGGAACCCCGAGCCGGCAATATAGCTCCCCCAGGCGATTCCTCCGAAGATCGCCATATGGACGACATTATCCATGGCAATGTCGAGCCAGGCTCCGAACGACGACTCGGTGAAGGTCAGCCGCGCGATTTCACCGTCGCTGCAGTCGATGACCGCAGCCAACTGGAAGAGCACCGCTGCGGCGAGACCAGCGGCGTACGTCCCCCTCGCAAATCCCGCCGCCGCTGCCAGACCCACAAAAGTGGCCAGCATGGTCACAGTGTTCGGCGATAACCCGAGCGCGAGAAAGACCCGTGTGAACCTTCGGGACAGAATCCGATTGAAATACCGGTCGACGACGCCTTCGAGGTCGCTTCTGAGCGATGCAAACAGCTGACTCTCGGCCGCTCGCAGGTCACGGGAGTTCCGTACCGCCCGGTACCACTGAGCCTGGTTCGAGTCGGTCGAAAAGACACGTAACCGGCCGGTCGCCGCCGCCTGCTCGATCCATCGACGAACAGGAACGGTACCGGACTGGCACATCGCCGGTCCTGTGGCGCTCAACAGGCTCGCCGGCAGCACCACCAGATCCGCTGCCTCGGCCACGCTCGATTCCGCGAACCGGCGGATCGACTCGACATCGCCCTGAATCGTCCCCTGGTGATGCCGCCGGAGCCCGACGACAATCGCCTGTCCTTCCTGAACGTCCCGTCGGAGCTGTTCGACCAACTCACGCGAAAAGATACCGGCTGCTCCGGACACCAGACAGAAGCCGCGAACCTCAGCGGCCAACGCTTCCCAAGTCCGAGGGTCATCCAACGGAAATTCCCGAACGGGCATCCAACGGACCGGGATCGTCACGCGAGGTCCCTTGCCGAGAGCTTGCTTGAGCGCGTCTTCCTCCACCCCGGCTACCACAATCAGCTGCCGGATGCCCGCGCGTTGAAAGGTCAACACGGCGCGCTGGAACAGGCCGATGCCCACAATCGGCGTCAGCGGCCCGACTGCTCCGCCGACCGGCGCCCCGGACAGGTCCACAGACGGGAGCAGGATGGCGGTTGAGAGCCCCTGCAGATCGGCCTGTTGGTCAAGCAAACTCTCGCCCATGTCGGGCTGTCCTCTTAGGTTGTGCACCATCGCGACAGGAAATCGCGAGATGAATGCGCATCACAATTTCGGCAGCACATCCCGCTCGGCTTTCTCCACGTCCTCGGCGAAATCGATCTCGGTCCAGGGCAAGCCCCCGATTTTTTCATGCCCCACTTTCACATCCCTGAAGAATTCCAGTAACGCATCTTCGTACTCCATCTGCCAGGCTTCCCGGTCCACGTACCTCCTGAGAGATGCAACGATATGTGGAGTATCCGCCGCTCTGACCCTGAGAAACCCGACGCCTTCTCCCGCATAGTCGTAATGCAGCGGCAGACGCTTGGTCAGCGCGACGACGCGACCGCCCTCGACGACCACCATACATTCTTCTCCGGTCTGTTTGACCGATTCATCCATCAGCAGGGCGTTGGGATACTCGGACTGCACGAGTCTTCGGAGGATCTCACGATGAAACAGCACGTCCGCATCCATAATGACGACGTCATCGTCCAAGACCGTACGCGCCTCCCACAGAGAAGAAATGCTGCCGCGATGGAATTGCTCATTGACGAGGAAGTTCACCCGCACCCCGTGGGAATTGGCATCCACGGCCGCCCGAATCATCTCCTGTTTGTATCCGACGACGATATCCGCTCGGGCCACACCGACCTCTCCCAGTGATCGCAGATAGCGGTGAAGCAGACTCCGGCCGCCGATCTCGATCAGACATTTGGGGCGATGCTGTGTCAGAGGCCAGAGCCGCTTGCCGACGCCGGCGGCGAGAATGACGGCTTTCATGCGGGCGCGCAAATCCGTTCCACGGCGTCGAGAAATGCCGTGAACTGTGCTTCGGTCAATGCTCCCATGTTGGCCACCCGAAAAATCTTGTTCTCCAGATTACCCTGACCGGCATAGATGACATACCCCTGCGCCTTCAATTGATCATGGAGAACCTGGTAGGACAACCCCTCCGGCAGATAGTAGGCGGTGATCGTGTTGGATTGGCGATCCGGCGTCAGAACCGGTTTCAGGCCGAGTTTGGCCATTCGCTCTCGGA
It encodes:
- a CDS encoding YajQ family cyclic di-GMP-binding protein; the protein is MADQFSFDVVSEVDMQELKNALDQATKEIKQRFDFKDSKTEILLKEKEMELVVVSDDEYKLTAVQEIIKVKCVKRGVSLRAFTHGSVEPALSGTVRQVSKIQSGLATDKAKEIAKSIKESKLKVQAQIQGEQVRILGKSKDELQGAIAFLRGKDFGIDLRFTNYR
- a CDS encoding carbon starvation CstA family protein; this translates as MSVMMRAIWILLAGLGAVAFGYVGGLINPTEKVNGLWLVVAAACLYVLAFRYYGRWLACQVAELNDRRVTPAVRLNDGVNFHPTNKYVLFGHHFAAIAGAGPLLGPVLAAQFGFLPGFLWLVVGAVLAGAVQDFIVLVASMRRNGRSLPQIAHDELGPITGTATAVAVLFIVVVALAGLGFAVVNALYHNAWGTFTIAMTIPIGFVMGFYLHRLRPGAVAEVTVLGVGLLILAVLGGRMVAQSVYAWMFELDKVTLIWFLAGYGLLASVLPGWMLLVPRGYLSTFMKLGVVFLLGFGVILMAPIIEMPRVTRFALGGGPIIPGSLFPFLFITIACGAVSGFHSLVSSGTTPKMIEHESHAMVGYGAMLLESFVGVMALIAASVLIPGDYLAINTTLSADALTAMGFAPVHIAELARLVGTEIEGRPGGAVSLAVGMASIFAALPGMGGLMAYWYQFALVFEALFILTTIDTGTRVARYLVQEMMGRVYAPFRQMNWWPGAFATSVIVVGAWAYLIGTGNISTIWPMFGAANQLLGTLALCIGTTVLIKMWKSPYLWVTAVPMCFVGVVTLSGSYELFGMFLGKAGKVAGGEAFSLYLDAVLVVAVASLGLIVLGDSFRQWYGYVIRKKPFTSSEVIVMAGGGTARRVQPAIQDEDVRRGFNLPFGGCC
- a CDS encoding alpha/beta hydrolase, with the protein product MRWLIRSVVAVLLLILLGAAYQAVDMALDSQRYPPPGRLIDVGGHELHLYCTGEGSPTVVLESASIGWSVYWTKIQSDLTRLTRICSYDRAGLGWSERGPSPRTGRRIADELHTLLARARVSGPYIFVGHSLGGFVARLYHESYREDVVAMVLVDADHERQFDEAEFRKFIASAKTAFPILGAATTLGITRLLLTLDVLPPLFARQEERAPPEIRPMLRAGWARTRYFATMADEQASLEETSSQVKRSGRLGDLPLIVVTATGPTWWPDMPQGLDSSRFRHMRLNLQADLLKLSTNSRQIFADRSSHFVNFDQPEIIVEQVRQLVEFRRLVQRTGGR
- a CDS encoding PilZ domain-containing protein, producing the protein MDIVRPYHRGLYRLSVSYPAMYCLLSTIGEGVIVNLSALGCTMQTDRPMPPGRSVSLRLLLPDRHESLPIDLGQVRWVDGNRAGIEFTKVDRSANLRLHSFVWDLMVERIHCIQRERVTS
- a CDS encoding lysylphosphatidylglycerol synthase transmembrane domain-containing protein; the encoded protein is MVKRLLLVIGLFTLAFLVWYIGPTEIYRAVHRLGPAALLSILAPSLLMYLVEGYGWKVALEGSERVPFWRLLMIRMAGEVVNMTTPTAYVGGEPLKAYLLQRDGVPVVEGLASVVIAKTTMTIAQVLFIIVGIAIGLWVLGPTGSSGQIVTGAILSVGLLLFGTAAFVLVQRRGLFTWTLELIRKLGWRLEVLERRAEQLRSLDRTILNFYTERRLMFYISTGLYLLGWLAEAIEVYVIIYCLGGPADMLSAVSIGALSVLIKGGTFFIPGSLGAQDAGNLLLLRAFGYSEVVGVAFALLRRFRELVWISVGLLCLALIGKPGGSTNDA
- a CDS encoding CDP-alcohol phosphatidyltransferase family protein; translated protein: MGESLLDQQADLQGLSTAILLPSVDLSGAPVGGAVGPLTPIVGIGLFQRAVLTFQRAGIRQLIVVAGVEEDALKQALGKGPRVTIPVRWMPVREFPLDDPRTWEALAAEVRGFCLVSGAAGIFSRELVEQLRRDVQEGQAIVVGLRRHHQGTIQGDVESIRRFAESSVAEAADLVVLPASLLSATGPAMCQSGTVPVRRWIEQAAATGRLRVFSTDSNQAQWYRAVRNSRDLRAAESQLFASLRSDLEGVVDRYFNRILSRRFTRVFLALGLSPNTVTMLATFVGLAAAAGFARGTYAAGLAAAVLFQLAAVIDCSDGEIARLTFTESSFGAWLDIAMDNVVHMAIFGGIAWGSYIAGSGFPYAWAPLALGAAAILGNALSFVLVGKAQRIRATNGWKSLAHAARSEFILQNVASRDFSVIVLLFALLGKLDWFLWLAAIGSLTFAAIMLWVVRFPSTGRG
- a CDS encoding phosphocholine cytidylyltransferase family protein, yielding MKAVILAAGVGKRLWPLTQHRPKCLIEIGGRSLLHRYLRSLGEVGVARADIVVGYKQEMIRAAVDANSHGVRVNFLVNEQFHRGSISSLWEARTVLDDDVVIMDADVLFHREILRRLVQSEYPNALLMDESVKQTGEECMVVVEGGRVVALTKRLPLHYDYAGEGVGFLRVRAADTPHIVASLRRYVDREAWQMEYEDALLEFFRDVKVGHEKIGGLPWTEIDFAEDVEKAERDVLPKL